A genomic region of Magnolia sinica isolate HGM2019 chromosome 6, MsV1, whole genome shotgun sequence contains the following coding sequences:
- the LOC131248942 gene encoding sec-independent protein translocase protein TATA, chloroplastic-like, whose amino-acid sequence MAISSASLLLPKTPSLHHRSSSSLSSYNSIFFSHGRRDFFRKQNNSLVLDRSRAHRGLNCRCMFGLGVPEIAVIAGAVVLVFGPKKLPEVGRSIGKTFKGFQQAAKEFETELRKPAEDSIESTAENSTAVSESEKQDLEVAGTKESL is encoded by the exons atggcGATTTCTTCAGCATCTCTTTTGCTtccaaaaactccatcacttCATCATcgatcttcttcttccctttcttcctaCAATTCCATTTTCTTCAGCCATGGCAGAAGAGATTTCTTCAGGAAGCAGAACAATAGCCTGGTCTTGGACAGAAGCAGAGCCCATAGGGGCCTCAACTGCCGCTGCATGTTCGGGCTCGGCGTGCCCGAGATCGCTGTCATTGCTGGCGCTGTCGTCCTCGTCTTCGGGCCGAAGAAATTGCCCGAAGTCGGTCGGAGTATCGGAAAAACCTTCAAGGGCTTCCAACAG GCAGCCAAGGAGTTTGAGACGGAATTGAGAAAACCGGCTGAAGATTCAATTGAATCCACTGCAGAGAATTCCACAGCTGTCAGTGAAAGTGAGAAACAAGACCTTGAAGTTGCAGGCACGAAAGAGAGCTTATGA